One Leptodactylus fuscus isolate aLepFus1 chromosome 11, aLepFus1.hap2, whole genome shotgun sequence genomic window, TGTTGTGAATGGCGACGTCTCGATCAGTAGTAATGTTATGTCTTCTCCTTCCAGTCATGGCTTTTATCACTTATATTCTGGTTGCTGGGCTGGCTCTGGGGACACAGAACAAGTGAGTAATGTCATGTTTGTGCCATAGATTTAGTGTATGTGTATGTGCGCTGCCTGTGCCCCCAGGGACCCCTGCACTCCACCTTATGAACCTTCCAGGACCTGCCCTGAGTCTTGTGCTGGACTCACTGACGCATACACAGGCCCGGAATAATACAAGGTCTTGGATGTGGGGCCATAGACTCGAATGGGTCGGTGTGTTAGCTATGACAAGCACATCTAGcaaacagtcatgtgcatgaacgTTCAGACAACATGTGATTTTCCGCAAGCgcttgtaatataatttattatagtttgTATTACACTGCCTGATCTTATGCAGGTCAATGAGAAAAGCATCGAACTGCACAGGCTGATGCAAACTGAATAGGGAGCTGAACAATCTGCTGAAATCCCCTCCTACCCCCACCCCCCGAGCATCATCATCGTCTCTGGTTGTCTAGGGCAATGAAGGTTGATGTCCTGGTAGAGATGAGATAATAGTATTACCTCGCtcccaaacaccaaggggttaagcacatcgaatattcactacgcttaaccccttggtgttctgtgggagcgaggtattcgatcgaatactattcgctcatctctatgtcctggtggtctagggcagtgaagggattAATGCAATAACCCCTGTTGGTCCGCACCAGCCAAATAGTTAATGTAAGATGGCAGTGGCAGGGTTAATGCTGCCTCGCTGGGGttcaggggtcactctcctcccCAGGCTCCGGCTGTGTCAGGGGACGATGGTTTGTCTTTGTTTCCTCCTTCCATAGATCATAGAGATGAGTTCAGGGTGGGATGGACAGGACTCTGTTCTCCCTGTTATTGGGCAGGACGGCTCCAGAGCGCTCTGCCTGATCTTTTAGTTCTGTTCATTGGCCTCTATTATGCCGCATTGGCAGCACAAGTCATGTGACCCCTGAGGATAGTCCTCAATCAAAAACTCTTCCACACCCTCCAGTCTCATTGAGACTGATCTGCAAACAGATCATGTGACTGATTCTGATGCCATGAGACCTATGAGGTGGAAGTGATGGAGTGTCCTGGGGGGTTCTGGGGGTCAGACTCCTGCCCAAGGGAAAGGTcctcaacccctttaaatcccagggtggtggtggggggtgtgATTGCCATATATTGTATTGATGGATTATCTCGTTGCTCCTCAGCTTCTCCCCGGAGATCTTGGGCATGCAGGCCAGCTCAGCCTTGGCCTGGCTCATCGTCGAGGTCTTTGCCGTCCTTCTCAGCCTCTACCTTGTCACTGTAAACACCGACCTCACCACCGTGGATCTCGTAGCATTCTCTGGCTACAAATATGTGGGGTGAGTAAAcggggggggtttgggggggtCTTGGTAGCGGATGCCCACGGGTCCCATTCTGATTAGATTTGAGGGTAATCTTTGCCCCCTCCCCCAGATACTATAGTAGTAAGGTCTTCATTACTAGAATCTTCTGTCTGTTCTGACCCTTCAGGATGATCTCGGGCGTTTTGGCCGGCCTCCTCTTTGGGAAGACAGGATACTACATCGTACTAAGCTGGTGTTGTGTCTCCGTCGTGTTCTTCATGGTAAGTGCTGAATATGACACCGTAAGAGACGTCTAACAATGGCCGATTAGTACAAATAAGCCCTTAATGGGGTTCTCCAGACACATCCCCGCATCCCACTTGTAGCTGCAAGTGTTGTGCTTGGGTCCTGCCTGATTTGGAGAATTGAGTagtccttaaagaggttttctgggaccttaggataggtcatcaattaaagacccATGGGGTGTGACACTCAGGACCCCCCATGGATCAGCCGTTTGAAGCGTCAGCAGCAGTCCCTGAGCCCCTTCTCCGCTGTACAAGCCATGTGACGTCCATTGGTCACtgctcaaacccattcaagtggattcactgagccgccatgcttgTACTGAAGTGGCTGCCGCGCTCCCCTACACACCTCGGCCTCTTCAGCTGATCAGCCGGGGGCCCGGCTGGACAGTAGACAGATAACTGCGATCCTCACCTGTTCTGCTTTGTCTTCTCAGATTCGGACCTTGAGGCTAAAGATCCTGTCAGAAGCTGCAGCCGAGGGCGTCTTGGTCCGCGGCGCCAGGAACCAGTTACGTATGTACCTAACAATGGCCATCGCTGCAGTGCAGCCCCTCTTCATGTACTGGCTGACTTACCACCTGGTGAGATGATTTCCTATCTGATGAGCGTGTGCTGAAGATGGAGGGGCCATATTGGAATCTCAGCCCTATGAGTGGGCCACTTCGCACCCTCCTTCCATCAGGCACCTTCTTTAACTGTTTTTGTACTGTTTTCTGTGCATGGACCCCATTGCTTGGATATTATTTGTATAGGGGTCCCGACCACATCTCCACCACCTGGCGCACTGGACGACCTTCTCCAGAGATGGGACCCTCATAAGTGCAGACTGGGGGGATCTTCTTCTCCTGATGACCCCCTTGTATGAAGCCTCTGTCTGTCTTTGTGCCGCTGCCTGTTGTCCCCAGAAGAGGGGCCGATAAGTATTAGGAAGCGAGAACTAAACCCCTTTATATTTTAGGCCTTGCATCTAATCCCCGAGTCCTTCATTCTGGCTATTTATGTCCTTGGGTTTAGTCCCATCTGCAGTGCCTGTAGTATATACACCCCACGTatctgatagatagatatatacagcTACTGGACTCTGACAACCTACAGACTGTGCATTCAGTTAGCATCTTACAAAATTTTAGGAAATTTCATCTTTCATGGAAATGTGCAGGCCTTCGCCTTTATTCGCTAATTCAGCTCTGAATAAACCAAACTCTCCTCTTTCTATCCGGTAAGTGGACGCTATGGGCTGCGTCCTCCTCTAATGGAGTGTTGGCTCACTATAGTGTCTGCATTGTACAGGCGTTATCTCGGAGTGTGGCCCCACTGTCTGTGTTTGTCACTATATTAAATTCTTTTCCACTGTCAGTGACTATTTTTTGCCTCCTGTCTCTTATTGGTGGTTGTCAGAATTCTATAGGTGACTCCTATACCTGCTTGTGTCCATGTTCCATCCGTCCCGTTTCTATAGCTCCTGATGCTGCCTCTGGTCATGGCTCCCTCACTGTTGTCTTCTGCCTCCTCATCCCTTCTCGACTCACTGGAAATGGCTGAGGCCGGTCATTGGCTGAGCAGTCGCTTCTTGGGTGTTGGGATGGAGTAAGGAGTAGAACATGCTGGAGAATTGGAAAGCTGGAGTCGTCTTTTGCCTGATCTAtagggtatatgggtgcattattGATAGTCTGTGTTTGCTGCAGTTGCTCCTCTTAGACTATGATGTTGCTGCTGTATGTGCGGACTTTACACCTAATATCTCTGACACCATCACTACTGCGCTTGCTGAGTACTCTGGAGATTCGGAGCGCGTTGCTATGGAGCGATGTACATTTTTAAATGCCTTTGGGGAAATCTTCAGTTCAGAGTCTGCAGAGATCATGACTGAGCTGCTGCAAAAACTTCCCGTGTTCCTCCCCCGGCATGGTCCTGCTGCTCAGTTCCCCCGTGTTCCTCCCCCCCCGTGGTCTTGCTGCTCCTGTGTTCTTCCACACAACCCAGCGCGGTCCTGCTGCTCCCGTGTTTCTCCCCCCGGCATGGTCCTGCTGCTCCCATGTTCTGCTTTTTTGCCCAGTCCACAAAATCACAcaaatgtatgtaaaaaaaataaataaaataattgattGGTCGTTATGAGGGATAAGGGGGACTATTCTCCGTCTGTGACATCTGCAAGTGCCGGCTACCCTGCACCCTGGGCTGTATGGAAaatgtgcccccctccccccaggccCTTTCAGAtgacagaatttggagctgattatgAGTCTGTCTCCTCAGCAAGCAGAAAGTAAaacaagtgtcctgctcgatGTTCAGGCGGATTCCCCCAGATGATCCCGCAGGACCACAGTCACCCCATGAACATCCTTTATATGGGAGTCCTAGACCTGTCCATTCTGCATCTGTGTCAGGTTTATATATCGCCCATATGTGTATGTGTGCCTGCTATACTGCCGATCCCAGGGAGCAGAAGAGAGCAGGCCAAGGTAATATTATCGCTAATGGCCATGGAGTACGGGGGGGCGTCATAGAGCGGCAGTACAGGAGTCGGCCACATGAtgatgatgctgctgctgctgcttatgGGACAACGAGCTGAGGCCGAGGCTTCATGTCCAGGTACGTGTGACATTCTACTGTCACCACTAGTCACGTCTAGCCTCGGGTCTCCCACAATCCTCAGGACCGACTCTGCTTCCCAAAATAAGCCCTAGTGGGATTTTTTTCAGGGTTTTTGGAGTTTGCTTGAAGCTTTACCTGGAGTAATctgccctactccaaaaataagcgccACTTACAATTCATTGAAAAGTAGTGTCCGGACAGTTCTAGATGTAAAATACAGGGGGACAGACACAGCAGACCCCTCAGTGAGGGGAGCGGACACCTCCAATGAATGGGACATTGACCTTAAGGAGCTGTCAGTACCGGATGGTGAGCAGGTTCTCCACAACAATAGTCGCTAACTACCACTAGTGCCGGCTCTCACACAGATCAGTCCCGCTGCCATCCTGCCGTTCCTGAGCCCAAGCGTTGTGGCTGCTTCCAGTCACCAGGGGGAGCCAACCGTTACACTGGAACGCTGCTGCAATGGGAAGGGCTGTGACAGGAGTGAGACAGGCCCGTGTGTGAGAGCCCGGACACCACTGACACTCGCCAGCGCTCGTTCTGGGTCTGGTGAGCggatagaaaaaaaacataagacGTCTCCTGAAAACAATCCTAAGACAACTCTCAGTGATATAAGATCCTGAATTATGTTCAGGGAAATGCAGGAGATGTGCCCCAACATCCCAATGGTGCAGTATATAAGACAGAGCGTATAGTATAGGGTGCCTTTATTGACACAATGCTGCAACTTATCCCACACACAAGACCTTGCTATTAAAGCTTCTTCTCGCACTTCTCCTTCTTGTCTTTgtgcttcttctccttcttcttgtgctCGTGGCCGTCTCCGTGTCCCTGCAGAGAGGACCGAACATTGAGCTTTGTCAGTACTAAGCTGCAGTGCACACAGCGGCCTGTAGGCGGCAGTAATGAGGAATGTttagccactataggacatactactgtgcgcaggggccactatgggacatactactgtgcgcaggggccactatgggacatactactgtgcgcagggaccactatgggacatttggTTGCCCTCGCCTCATTCCCCCTGCACCCCATGTCACCATTGAGGCTGGAGaaggatcagtgatgtcactcacatatgtcaccgttCCCTCTCCAGCGGCTCCTGAGTGGTCTCCATGGTCACATGGGGTACTTGGGTTCATAGGACTGAAGCACGGCGTGCGACTGAACAGGCTGCGGCAGCAACACCAGAGCGccaggaatttatttatttattttacttttatttatgttACTCCGGCCCCGGGCCCCTCTGGAGTTTGTTCAAATCCTGAGGGCCTCTGACCCTCCAGTGGGCTGTCAGTGTTACGGCGGCCACTCCTGCACCTACAGTATAACGGCCACCCTGACCCCACTGCCTATAACTTGACTTGACTGCCGTACATGGAGGAGCTACTTGCACTGAGCCTGCCTATATAATGGGGCCACTTTCAGGTCCCATTGCACGTAGGGTGTCACTACTTGGCCAAAATGGTGCCTTATAAATGCCCCATttataagacaccagtattatacaaaCAACATAGTAAGCGGGGCCCTGTTACAGATGGAGCACGGGGGCCCTATTACAGACTGTGCTTTGGGGCCCAGGGCCTCCTAGTTCCCCTCAGACCAGTGACTATATGAGTGCCCCTCTGACCTATTACCCATCTGCCCCTTCTCCCCATCCTGCACCTCTCGAGGGCCCAATGTATTTCCTATAACTCCATATCATACACCAATGTTCTGGCCTGGCTGATACAGGAATGGCCACAGATCTCTATCCTGACACACGGGCAAGAGTCCAGGGCTGCGGGTTAAGTCAGCCGTACCTTGTGCCTGTCCAGGACTATATGAAGATGGACGGACAGAACCCCAATCTTAATGGATCTGCCCCATATGGATCAGCTAAACCAGATCTCCCCACAATGATCCAAATCTGGTTCAGAAGGACCCTGGAGCCTGAACAGACACTGAGCTGGTGCTGCCTCATGGCTTTACCTTTCCCTTCTCGCAGTCACTTCCACTGGAGCTGCTGGAACTACTGGAGTCACTGGAATGGCCGCACTCCCCCTGCAAGACACAACGTCTCAGAATACTGCGCTATATCATCCATCATATCCTACAAGTCATCACTGGCTGTACCTTGTGTCCTTTGCAGTGGCCTTCTCCATGCTTGTGGTCTCCATGTTTGTGGTCTCCATGTTTGTGGTCTCCATGTTTGTGGTCTCCATGCTTGTGGTCTCCATGCTTGTGGTCTCCATGCTTATGGTCTCCATGCTTGTGCTCATGTTTCCCATCGCCATGTTCATGCTTTTTCCCACCATCACATTTTCCTGGTTTGGCAGCCGGGGAAAGATAATTCTTACAATCTTATTAtttatggagaacatatataaaaCCTATACGTGTGGGGAATCTCATACAAATACCTCACACGTAGGGAAAATCAGGACCGCAGTATTGTGTGAACAGAGAACAAGAGACTTTATTTACTGTAGtggaaaatatttaaataaaaattacagatgaaagaaaaaaaatatcataaaaagCGGGTCCTCTATCCTATACGCGAGGCTGAGGGGTGCCCTCCATATACATCACAGTATACGGCTGCAGGTTATTCAGGATCGGCTCAGACTCTTCTTATTTCACAGGTGACCTGAATAATATACGGATTTACCTGCAGCCATATATTACACATCACCCGCCCTCTTCTTATCATGACCTGCGTGTTACATGCCTGTACAAATAAGAAAACCCCGACCCTCCCAGGGACACAGAGGAGCAGGCGCGTTACTACCCAGTTTtccatcaatcaatcaatcatactTAACTGGAGATGccaacagtgaagaggtcacaatgATTGCACAAGCCCCttcgaacagctgatcagtgggggttctgggtgtcagacctctaGTGGTCTTTTATGGACTAACCTATCCTgagtatagatcatcaataaaaatggagtttgataacccttttaaatgaactgcaataccagatacaaccaatggacaagagtggcactgtttccacAGGCGCAGATGCTGGTtttagtgacactaacctatctatctgcagggctgtggtgatatgctggttctggtgacagtaacctatctatctacagggctggttgatatgctggttctggtgacagtaacctatctgcagggctggggtgatatgctggttctggtgacactaacctatctatctgcagggctggggtgatatgctggttctggtgacagtaacctatctatctgcagtgctggggtgatatgctgggtctggtgacactaacctatctatatgcagggctggggtgatatgctggttctggtgacagtaacctatctatctgcagggctggggtgatatgctgggtctggtgacagtaacctatctatctacagggctggttgatatgctggttctggtgacagtaacctatctgcagggctgtggtgatatgctgggtctggtgacagtaacctatctatctgcagggctgtggtgatatgctggttctggtgacagtaacctatctatctacagggctggttgatatgctggttctggtgacagtaacctatctgcagggctggggtgatatgctggttctggtgacactaacctatctatctgcagggctggggtgatatgctggttctggtgacagtaacctatctatctgcagtgctggggtgatatgctgggtctggtgacactaacctatctatttgcagggctggggtgatatgctggttctggtgacagtaacctatctatctgcagggctggggtgatatgctgggtctggtgacagtaacctatctatctgcagggctggggtgatatgctggttctggtgacactaacctatctatctgcagggctggggtgatatgctggttctggtgacagtaacctatctatctgcagggctggggtgatatgctggttctggtgacagtaacctatatatctgcagggctggggtgatatgctggttttggtgacagtaacctatctatctgcagggctggggtgatatgctggttctggtgacagtaacctatctatctgcagggctccctTTAAGTGACACATTCTGGATTCCTGGtactaccactagagggagctccggGTATTACCACTAGAGGCAGCACATTCTCAGACTACCCCTAGTGCTGGGCGGGGCGGTCACAATTTTGGCGATCTGTAACATATGATTGAAGCTGTTTGTACAGTATAAAGAGAGCAGTGAATGGTGCGGGGTCTTCTGCACACaacatagatagataacagaacTGCTATGTCTGTGTTCACACCTGTCTCTTACATTCTGCTGAATTTCCTGTAAGTTGATATTAATGATATGAGCTGTTAAACAATGGACATGGCCGTCCGTCTTGCCATACAGGTAATTATGATAGAGACAGACAGACCCTCCTACAGTGGTCCAGTCTAGTTGTACAGCTCCCCATATTTCCCTGGCACTGGGGGTCACTGCGAGGTACTGGGGGATGCTGCAGGGTACTGAGGGGCAGtgagtggggggttctgggggatACTGCGGGGTACTAGGATCACTGGGGGTACACAGTGTATCCTGAGCTGTCACTTACCTGCACACTGACTGTCCATTGTTGCTGGCTCCTGTTATTCTCACAGGTGGTGTATGTGTGAGCCTGGGGATAAGGTGACTATATACAGCTAGGTGTGAGCAGGAGGAGGTGACAAGATGGAAGAAACACCCACAAGACTAAAAATATCCAGTAACAGACCGAGCATTGTGCAGAGCGTTCcaacaccaaccccccccccccccctcccttagaCAGGCTAAATATTCACACAGGAGGGAACCCTGAATTACCTGGTGCAGGCAGCCAAGAGCCGGGCCGGGGGTGCACATTCCCTGCTGGTCCCTGGACAATGTGTAATAGCCGCTGTCTGAGGGAACATTTGGTTTGCAGCTATTCCTCcggactcccccatacacatgaatgCTCGGTTCTGTTATGCACTTTCATGAAGGCGAGTGAATCTAAGTGACTGCTACACATCACTGGTGGCTGAACGTCTGTGCAGCGTATGTGTGTGAACAGTGCTCTAATAAGGGACTGCTAGGACTCCAGAAGTGAATAGAGCGTCAGTCACACAAGGCAGCGTAACGTCAGTGACATGCAGAGATATCCTGTGCTCGGGggttttatacatatatacagtacagaccaaaagtttggacacaccttctcgttcgcagagttttctgtattttcatgactatgacaattgtagattcacactgaaggcatcaaaactatgaagtaacacatgtggaattatagacttaacaaaaagtgtgacacaactgaaaatctgtcttatattctcggttccttttgctttgattcctgctttgcacactcttgatgagcttcaagaggtagtcaccggaaatggtcttccaacagtcttgaaggagttcccagagatgcttagcacttgttggcccttttgccttcactctgcggtccagctcaccccaaactatctggattgggttcaggtctggtgactgtggaggccaggtcatctggcgtagccccccatcactctccttcttggtcatatagccccacagcctggaggtgtttggggtcattgtcctgttgaaaaataaatgatggtccaactaaacgcaaactggatggaatagcataactgcaagatgctgtggtagccatgctgattcagtataaatccccaacagtgtcaccagcttggcccccccccacaccatcacacctcctctatgcttcatggtgggaaccaggcatgtagagtccatccgttcaccttctctgcgtcgcacaaagacacggtggttggaaccaaagatatcAAATTTGGACTCAGGAGACcgaagcacagatttccactggtctaatgtccattccttgtggtctcttctgttTGTTGCctctccttagcagtggttttctagcagctattttactatgaaggcctgctgcacaaagtctccttgTAGagttgtgtctgctgctagaactctgtgtggcattgacctgctctctaatctgagctgctgttaacctgcgatttctgaggctggtgactcggatgaacttatcctccgcagcagaggtgactcttggtcttcctttcctgggacggtcctcatgtcagccagtttctttgtagtgcttgatggattttgcaactgcacttggggccactttcaaagttttcccaatttttcggaccaactgaccttcatttcttaaagtaatgatggccactcgtttttctttacttagctgcttttttcttgccataatacaaattctaacagtctattcagtaggactatcagctgtgtatccacctgacttctgcacaacacaactgatggtccccaccccatttataaggcacaaaatcccacttattaaacctgacagggcacacatgtgaagtgaaaaccatttctggtgactacctcatgaagctcatcaagagaatgccaagagtgtgcaaagcaggaatcaaagcaaaaggaaccgagaatataagacagattttcagttgtttcacacttttttctaattaccacgtcggaatagccttaagaaagagacgtggtctccgtggtgccgttccttagaaataccagttttaaccagtatgcaaatgagttctccaaagcaatgagggcgggccccagcactcaaacagcgatgggggagtccccactgctgcctgagagctcactccagcgatgcctccatcttcagctccaACCCCGCGTCTTCtgtctcggtccaacctccggcacctgcgcagtacgctcctgtattgaactacaagagcaagagcggcctcccaaaaatggacgccggccatttttgggaggccgctcttgtagtttagtggtagaatccctttaagtatataatttcacatgtgttacttcatagttttgatgccttcagtatgaagctacaattgtcatagtcatgaaaatacagaaatctctttgcatgagaaggtgtgtccaaacttttggtctgtactgtatatatatatatatatatatatatatatatatatatatagtgtctgctGCTCTGCCTCATGCTAATACAAAGCCTTCGCGGGAACATTCTGCCTGTATTCTGAAATATTCCTTTATATCCCGATATACCAACGAGCCGGAGGTCCCCAGGGGGTCTGTGGCTCCAATACCTCTACCCCTCACATTGCTGCCAATTCACAAGTGATTACCAGTATAGCAGACATCCAGGATTCTACCCCGAGCACAAACCAAATGTCCTGAGCTTACAAAAACAATCCCAAGAACGTCCACCCAAGTTTATGAGCTTAGATTCCGGAGTGAGACTTATAAAGTGGAGGCTCCCATCCTCAAGAAAGTCCCCTGCTAGCTCTGACGGGCCGGGGCCCTGAGTTTCCCTTTCCACCATTTTGTTGGCGTGCTAGCGCTTAGACCCCCCCCATGGTTCGGTGATTGGTAACTGTCTAGAGCACTTCTTTATGTTTTGGTTGACATACAAGTCGGTGAGATCCTGATATCTGATCCGGTCACTCCCTTCTGCCCGAGGCTTGTGAAATATTCATGTCTATTATGTAGGAGCAAACAGTGACTCATGTCTCATAACCTGTTCCCAGGCAGTGACCTTTCACCTCCCCCACCCtgtgcacatacatactgtactgtatctgtactgtaacacatactccaaaaacataggAAAACGCACCTGTCCCCCTCAGTAAGAGACATCCCCCCCCCACCACTAGTAAATCATCCCCCAGGGGCAGTGGAAGACGTATAACGCCAGAAGGCCGCCATGTCTGCATTCCAAGCTGCTTTGGGATGGGTGGAACGATGATTTGACACAAGTTTCTGGGTGACACCTCTTTTGTGGAACTGGGGGGACCTAAAGGGGCTTTCCCATAATGTAGACTTAGTGATACGTGATTGCTGGTGGTCCTGGTGGCGACCACCACTCACTTCTATGGAACTGCCAGAGAGTCATCATGGACGTCCAGTAGAAGTGATCGCAGAGCTGACCACGTATGTACACGAGCGCCTCATTCACATTGGGCAGCCGAGGGCAACAGTCAGATCTCCTAAAATCAGGTACATTGCCCCTATGGTGTGAACAGGCGACAAGCAGCAGTGAAAATGAAAAAGAGGAGGACATGGCGAAACGTTTTAGGGAGCAGGAGGAGGCGAAAACCCAACACCCACCCAACCGGGGTCTGGATCTGTCACTAAAACAGCTGAAGAATTGGGCACAACCAGGGCAAATGGAATATCTGCTATGTGGGCACCTCCGGTAACCA contains:
- the C11H19orf33 gene encoding immortalization up-regulated protein, encoding MDSQCAGKCDGGKKHEHGDGKHEHKHGDHKHGDHKHGDHKHGDHKHGDHKHGDHKHGDHKHGEGHCKGHKGECGHSSDSSSSSSSSGSDCEKGKGHGDGHEHKKKEKKHKDKKEKCEKKL
- the YIF1B gene encoding protein YIF1B — encoded protein: MNRESSFKAPSKRRLRGSNPNMAGPHQLFDDTSAGPGPHGTEYHNHGSPALGIPTQAFLSEPMSNFAMAYGSSLATQGKEMVDKNIDRIIPVNKLKYYFAVDTVYVGKKIGLLLFPYVHQDWEVRYQQDIPVAPRFDVNAPDLYIPVMAFITYILVAGLALGTQNNFSPEILGMQASSALAWLIVEVFAVLLSLYLVTVNTDLTTVDLVAFSGYKYVGMISGVLAGLLFGKTGYYIVLSWCCVSVVFFMIRTLRLKILSEAAAEGVLVRGARNQLRMYLTMAIAAVQPLFMYWLTYHLVR